The DNA window gaataaaatgaaattaaaattaaaaatagaaaaagaaattgagtgTTAGAATATCATcatatcttaaatattttagtaataaaaatttagatatttaaatattgtagaataaatatttttaaaataatttaaatacgataagaatgaatatatttaaatattttaaaaataatttaaatatagtaacaattgagatttaaatatataaatattttaaaataaaagattacaatattttaaaataaaatttgaaattctaaCCATTTAACTATAAAAGGAGGACGATATGCATTGTAACGGTATAAGCTTTAGTCATCTACTTCAAACTTAGACGAGTGCTAAACCTGAGCCCTCTCGAGTCTGCCAAACAATGTCTCAACAAGTAAACAAAGCCATAGATAGCCTGAGATTTCTCGAAGACGTTGGCGAAACCGATCTAAATTTTCTTGAACATATTTTGCCGCATTGCACCGTCGAGCAACTGATGCGTATAGAGAACTGTTCGAAAGGAAGAGACCTCACTCCAGTAACAAACAAATTGTGGAAAACATTCTACGAAAGAAAGTTTGGTAAAGATGCTGTCAACAGTGTTATTGAGATGATGAAGCATAAGGAATCGTTCAAATGGAAGCAAATGTACGAGCTGAAGACGAAGGAATTAGAAGAGAAGGCAGTAGAAATTGAGAAACGATATATACAAAATTGCCACAACGAAAAAGCTCGAAAACAGAGTCGTCAAGTAAAGATATGTGAGATATCGCCGCCGTCGAGTAAGGTTTTGAAGAAGCCAAAAGTACAGACAAAAGTTTGTCAAGTTTCGTCCGTAACCAATAATAAACGAAGCTACGTTGGAGGAACAAGCAAGATACTGAAAAAAGCCAGAAAAGAAACGTTACAGAGTATAGAGACGAAGAACGCGATAGCTTTTCGTAGAAATGCAGTTCAAAAGTAGTAATTTTCTTGAATAAAGATCCAAGTTTTGTTCTAacgtttatttaaaattttgcttttatcgaaaaaatgcaaatatctattttttatttaaatgtttaaatatttgaaaaattatattttaaagatttagaatgaataaataattatataattaaattatatatatatctcgaacgaaaaaagatattttttaaaattaattatatattcagGTTGATTTGGTTCGATTataatatctatatatattagttgttataatcaaaattttcagattttaatctaaaattaatatttaattttatatctaaataaatttataattttttaaaataatatcaataaataacGGATGAAATATAAGATAAgatttaacttaaattaaaataaaaataatttaactaaaataaaataaaatttaaaatataagaatatttaaattaaataagtaaaatagaataataaaaataaaaatagttttttaatgcaaaattttaaagaataaaggataagatttgaaataaattccatccaataataatgataataataataataataaaagtaataatcataaaaaggCATGGGAAGTAGAGTGTTGAATACCTAACCCTAGTAGGCCTTCCACTActttgttatatatttttaaatttaatttagtttctcAAATCCGACATCATGACCCCAACACAAGTGTTTGTCGTTTCCAAcgttatattaaaataatctaaTGTTTCGAGGactcatttgtaacagtccaaacccaccgttaacaaatattatgaactttagttcattacgtatcaccttcagtcttacagttttaaaacgtgtcttcgttcccctctccacaTCATCCAACATAGAATTACTCTAAGCTAAACACGCTTAACTTTGACGTTCCTGTAAATGAGCTACTAAAAAAGAAGGTGCaccttgttagtatagataGTAACCATCGATTCCTACTCAGAATTACTCGGGATTATCCGCGTGGCTTGGTTTGGTGAGCCATGCAAAATTAAAGCCATTAAAATAGAAGAATGTTGTCTGTTGGTGAAAGAAATTTGggaatattttataaacactAAGTGGGTATAAATGGAGACATTTAAAAAGGCATATTGAAAAGGTAAATATAAAGGAANATTTGggaatattttataaacactAAGTGGGTATAAATGGAGACATTTAAAAAGGCATATTGAAAAGGTAAatataaaggaagaaaaaggaacgACATGTCgcattcatatcataatccCACTTAGCTTACCCTCTTAATTAAATCATTCAAACCCTAACACAAGTCATTCTACTATATGTTTCCCACGTGACCTAAACCATTTCTTTATCATTACTTGAATGTGTCAAAACTTGTTGTACTTCTAAATAGTAATTCTTGACGGGCTCTTTTCGATGGATCGACCCGAACGTAACCTAACTAGTTTAGACATATACCCTCAACGAGAGGcaagatattgtctattttgcccgttacgtatcgttgtcagccttacggttttaaaacatgtctactaggaagaggcttctacacccttataaggaatgtttggtTTCtgtctccaatcgatgtgagatctcacaattcaccccattgggagcccaacgtcctcactgccacaccgcccgatgtttggctctgatgccatttgtaataacccaagccaacctagcaaatattgtccgttttagctcattacgtattgctgtcagtctcacggttttaaaacgtgtctagtagggagaggtttccacacccttataaggaatgtttcgtcccgctcttcaatcgatgtgagatctcacaattcatccccattgggagcccaacgtcctcgctggcacacttcccagtgtttggctctaataccatttgtaacagcctaagctcacTGTTAGCAGACATTATCcactttagcccattacgtatcgctatcagcctcacggtttaaaacacgtctactagggagaggtttccatatctttataaggaatagtctgttcccctctccaaccgatgtgagatctcacactcaGACAACAAAAATGTTTCGAGAAAAACATGCTTAActttaaagtttttataaCCTATTCATCGAGAAAAAAGATGCACCTCATTCACATTTGGTttcggttcattcatatatctcttctttctccgtattaaaatcaataaatcaTACGTAAAAAACTTCTAGAATGACGAGCCGAAGTCCATTATTCATAGAAATTAAACCCAAACACAAGTCATTAAAGACTTGATTAGAGAGTTCATAACATGATTATGTCTTACTACTAAATTAATGTGTGCCCAACGTgatgtaaaatattttctataaagttaataatttaaatgtgtcacacttaaaaaaacattattgaaGGTGGAAGGTACGGTTGTTGGATCAAAAGATAAAgcgtttttttattttttcaaagtCACCCGATACATGAAACAACCCACGTCGTAGAACTTTTGTTCGattcacattttaaattacatcGTATTGGTTCTTTAACCTTCGTTTTCGTTTCTAAACTTTTGAAtatgcttaattttttttattaatttacattttggtgcctaaaataataaaaacgcTAATTTTAACAGAATTAAAagtcaatttcaaatttgacatTTAGCTCAATAAACGAATCGTTTTTCGGTAAAATTCTTCCgttcaaacaaaaacatttgaaattctCGAGAGCAAAATTGAATAACGATAAGCTAAAAGAGTAACACctaatttgttttctttaaaataatataataataattaaaaaaattgatatttaatttaaaatatttatattagttAGGCTTATGTCCTAATTAATATCTCCTTTAGCAAACTAATGATGAGTCAACcatgtttattaatttattaattaatccactagaaaagtatttaaaataattaatgaaaataataataataaataaaataaataaaataaataaaaaaaaacatttactcatTATTTTCACTTACATGATTATTATGTATGATTGTTTTGTAGTTTAACAGCACTTTGCTGTTAAGGTgcttcttttaaattattttatgtttttggcCCAAAATTTAGTGATAGTAATAAGTAGAATATgtactttgaatttttcaaacattaGTGGAAATTATCCTTAAATTATTGTTCCTAGGGTTACACTTGTTCCACTTTGATATGTCCGTGTGTGtttagacatgttttaaacgTCAATTGTCGGTAGTATATACTTGCACTTTAGAGCTGACTCTTGTCTTCTCGTTTTTAAAGGGGTCTTAGATATAACAACCATCATGCATCTAGTAAATTCAGATCCTTCAAGGGTTCTGCAAATGTGGGGCTTACCGATATTAAAATGGGGTTGAATCGATTGATATGTTGATTCGAACAATGGTGGAGACATAGACAATAGAAGAAGGCCATTTTGAGGGTGTTTGTTCTTATTAGGTACTGGTTAGCTGGAAGATCTTTCAATTGTCGTTATAGCACTGTTAATATGAGttttcacatcgattggagggaggaacgaaacattctttgtaagtgtgtggaagcctctccctaatagacgtgttttaaaaccttgaaacTGATGGCAATGTATAACgagtcaaaacaaacaatatttgcttgtGGTGGATTTAGGCTGTTACTGTTAATCACTGGATAAAATTTATTGCCAAAAAGTGGTTTAAAATCACTCCTAAGTTACTTGCTGGGTATATGTAATGTTTATACATGGGAAGGGGAGAGTGGCCGAGAGGTCAAAAGTgactttttctcttttcgaATTCTTTCACAAAGAAGCAGCTCAACTAATAAGCAAGAGTTTCAGTCCGAATAAGTCCCCAGGACTCGACCCTTTTCCTCTCTTAGTAATTCTCAAACCCCGTCTTGAGGAAGTAATTTAGATATCTTATAGTAGCACAAACCGATTTTTATTTCTAGATCACTCGAAGGAAGCCCGTCCAAGATCCTACTC is part of the Cucurbita pepo subsp. pepo cultivar mu-cu-16 chromosome LG03, ASM280686v2, whole genome shotgun sequence genome and encodes:
- the LOC111790279 gene encoding uncharacterized protein LOC111790279 is translated as MSQQVNKAIDSLRFLEDVGETDLNFLEHILPHCTVEQLMRIENCSKGRDLTPVTNKLWKTFYERKFGKDAVNSVIEMMKHKESFKWKQMYELKTKELEEKAVEIEKRYIQNCHNEKARKQSRQVKICEISPPSSKVLKKPKVQTKVCQVSSVTNNKRSYVGGTSKILKKARKETLQSIETKNAIAFRRNAVQK